The following proteins are co-located in the Pseudomonas cavernae genome:
- the aat gene encoding leucyl/phenylalanyl-tRNA--protein transferase, which produces MLTWLHRDSLAFPPLEKALREPNGLLAAGGDLSIERLIQAYRHGCFPWYQEGQPLLWWSPDPRTVLFPDELHVSRSLRKLMRQGHFEVTFDRDFAAVIRACSAPRSYADGTWITLPMQAAYLKLHQHGIAHSIEVWREGELVGGLYGLAIGQLFFGESMFSRVDNASKVGFVTLAEQLRDWGFALIDCQMPTQHLHSFGARAIPRAEFSGYLARHLDQVSAADWLA; this is translated from the coding sequence ATGCTGACCTGGCTGCACCGCGACTCACTGGCCTTCCCCCCGCTCGAAAAGGCTCTCCGCGAGCCTAACGGGCTGCTCGCGGCCGGCGGCGATTTGAGTATCGAGCGCCTGATCCAGGCCTACCGGCACGGCTGCTTCCCCTGGTATCAGGAAGGTCAGCCGCTGCTCTGGTGGTCACCAGATCCACGCACCGTGCTATTTCCAGACGAACTGCATGTTTCCCGCAGTTTGCGCAAACTCATGCGCCAAGGGCATTTCGAAGTTACTTTCGATCGCGACTTTGCCGCTGTGATTCGTGCCTGCTCCGCGCCGCGCAGCTATGCCGACGGCACCTGGATCACCCTGCCAATGCAGGCAGCCTATCTGAAGCTGCATCAGCATGGTATCGCTCACTCGATCGAAGTCTGGCGGGAAGGCGAGCTGGTTGGCGGCCTGTATGGCCTGGCAATAGGGCAACTGTTCTTCGGCGAATCCATGTTCAGCCGAGTCGACAATGCCTCCAAAGTCGGCTTCGTCACCCTGGCCGAGCAATTACGGGACTGGGGATTCGCGCTGATCGACTGCCAGATGCCGACCCAGCATCTGCACAGCTTCGGCGCTCGCGCCATTCCCCGTGCGGAGTTTTCCGGCTATCTGGCACGGCATCTGGATCAGGTCAGCGCAGCCGACTGGCTCGCCTAG
- the cysG gene encoding siroheme synthase CysG: protein MDFLPLFHNLQGRTVLVVGGGEVALRKARLLADAGAQLRVVAPEIEAQLTELVGQKGGETWVRGYRESDLAGCVLVIAATDDQPLNAQVSEDAKARGLPVNVVDAPALCTVIFPAIVDRSPLIVAVSSGGDAPVLARLIRAKIETWIPAAYGQLAGLAKRFRTQVKALLPNVQQRRVFWEEVFQGPIAEQVLAGRTTKAQQLLESKLSGAAPQALGEVYLVGAGPGDPDLLTFRALRLMQQADVVLYDRLVSPAIIELCRRDAERIYVGKQRADHALPQEQINQQLVALAQQGKRVLRLKGGDPFIFGRGGEEIEELAEHGIPFQVVPGITAASGCAAYAGIPLTHRDHAQSVRFVTGHLKDGSCDLPWTELAAPRQTLVFYMGLVGLPVICAQLIRHGRAGSTPAALIQQGTTAKQRVFTGTLANLPELVARHEVHAPTLVIVGEVVQLRDKLAWFEGRQ, encoded by the coding sequence ATGGATTTCTTACCGCTGTTTCACAACCTGCAAGGGCGCACCGTGCTCGTCGTGGGCGGCGGCGAGGTCGCGCTGCGCAAGGCGCGGCTGCTGGCCGATGCTGGTGCGCAGCTGCGCGTGGTAGCGCCGGAAATCGAAGCGCAACTGACCGAGCTGGTCGGGCAGAAGGGCGGCGAGACCTGGGTTCGCGGTTACCGCGAAAGCGATCTCGCCGGCTGCGTGCTGGTCATCGCCGCCACCGATGACCAGCCGCTGAACGCGCAGGTGTCCGAGGATGCCAAGGCCCGCGGCCTGCCGGTCAATGTGGTCGATGCGCCGGCGTTGTGCACGGTGATCTTTCCGGCGATTGTCGATCGCTCGCCGCTGATAGTTGCAGTCTCCAGCGGTGGCGATGCGCCGGTGCTGGCGCGGCTGATCAGGGCGAAGATCGAGACGTGGATTCCCGCCGCCTACGGCCAGCTGGCCGGCCTGGCCAAACGCTTCCGTACCCAGGTGAAAGCCTTGCTGCCCAATGTGCAGCAGCGCCGGGTGTTCTGGGAGGAGGTGTTCCAGGGCCCGATCGCCGAGCAGGTGCTGGCTGGCCGGACGACCAAGGCGCAGCAGCTGCTGGAAAGCAAACTCAGCGGCGCTGCCCCGCAGGCCTTGGGCGAGGTGTATTTGGTCGGCGCCGGCCCGGGCGATCCTGACCTGCTGACCTTTCGCGCGCTGCGCCTGATGCAGCAGGCCGATGTGGTGCTCTACGACCGGCTGGTCTCGCCCGCAATTATTGAGTTGTGCCGGCGCGATGCCGAACGCATCTATGTCGGCAAGCAGCGCGCCGACCATGCGTTGCCGCAGGAGCAAATCAACCAGCAGCTGGTCGCCCTGGCCCAGCAGGGCAAGCGGGTGCTGCGCCTGAAGGGCGGCGATCCGTTCATCTTCGGCCGTGGCGGCGAAGAGATCGAGGAGTTGGCGGAACACGGCATTCCCTTCCAGGTGGTGCCGGGGATCACCGCGGCCAGTGGTTGCGCGGCCTACGCCGGGATTCCGCTGACCCATCGCGATCACGCCCAGTCGGTGCGTTTTGTCACCGGCCATCTGAAGGACGGCAGCTGCGATCTGCCTTGGACGGAGCTGGCGGCGCCCAGGCAGACCCTGGTGTTCTACATGGGCCTGGTCGGTTTGCCGGTGATCTGCGCGCAGCTGATCCGCCATGGGCGCGCCGGCAGCACGCCGGCGGCACTGATCCAACAGGGCACCACGGCCAAGCAGCGGGTGTTCACCGGTACCCTGGCCAATCTGCCCGAGCTGGTTGCCCGGCATGAAGTCCATGCACCGACCCTGGTGATCGTCGGTGAAGTAGTGCAGTTGCGCGACAAGCTGGCTTGGTTCGAGGGGCGGCAGTGA
- a CDS encoding replication-associated recombination protein A: MDLFRSEPIAQPLAARLRAASLDEYVGQEHLLAPGKPLREALEQGALHSMIFWGPPGVGKTTLAKLLAQVSDAHFETISAVLSGVKEIRQSVEMAKQQAAQYGRRTILFVDEVHRFNKSQQDAFLPYVEDGTLIFIGATTENPSFELNNALLSRARVYVLKSLDEAALRKLVQRALTEDKGLGKRQLSLPEESFQILLRAADGDGRRLLNLLENAADLAEDGEAIGTELLQNLLGDSRRRFDKGGEAFYDQISALHKSVRGSNPDAALYWFARMLDGGCDPLYIARRVVRMASEDIGNADPRALSLCLAAWDVQERLGSPEGELAVAQAIVYLACAPKSNAVYMAFKAAMRDAAENGSLEVPLHLRNAPTRLMKELGYGDEYRYAHDEPEAYAAGEDYFPDALEPRQYYQPVPRGLELKIRDKLQHLVAQDRASPRQRRKP, translated from the coding sequence ATGGACCTGTTCCGCTCCGAACCCATCGCCCAGCCGCTGGCAGCCCGCTTAAGGGCCGCCAGTCTGGACGAGTACGTCGGCCAGGAACATCTGCTGGCGCCGGGCAAGCCTTTGCGCGAGGCGCTGGAGCAGGGCGCGCTGCACTCGATGATTTTCTGGGGCCCCCCGGGAGTCGGCAAAACCACTCTGGCCAAGCTGCTGGCGCAGGTTTCCGACGCGCATTTCGAGACGATTTCCGCAGTGCTGTCGGGCGTCAAGGAAATCCGCCAGTCGGTGGAGATGGCCAAGCAGCAGGCCGCGCAATACGGACGGCGGACCATCCTGTTCGTCGACGAGGTGCACCGCTTCAATAAATCCCAGCAGGATGCCTTTCTGCCCTATGTGGAAGACGGCACGCTGATTTTCATTGGCGCCACCACCGAGAACCCGTCCTTCGAGCTGAACAATGCGCTGCTCTCGCGGGCGCGCGTCTATGTGCTGAAGAGCCTGGACGAGGCGGCGCTGCGCAAGTTGGTGCAGCGTGCTCTGACTGAAGACAAGGGGCTCGGCAAGCGTCAGTTGAGCCTGCCCGAAGAAAGCTTCCAGATCCTGCTGCGGGCGGCCGATGGCGATGGCCGGCGTCTGCTCAACCTGCTGGAGAATGCCGCCGATCTGGCCGAGGACGGCGAAGCCATCGGCACTGAGCTGTTGCAGAACCTGCTGGGCGACAGCCGGCGGCGCTTCGACAAGGGCGGCGAGGCGTTCTACGACCAGATTTCCGCATTGCACAAGTCGGTACGTGGCTCCAATCCAGACGCAGCGCTGTACTGGTTCGCACGCATGCTCGACGGTGGTTGCGACCCGCTGTATATCGCCCGCCGGGTAGTGCGCATGGCCAGCGAGGACATCGGCAATGCCGATCCACGCGCCTTGAGCCTGTGCCTGGCGGCCTGGGATGTTCAGGAACGGCTTGGCAGCCCGGAGGGCGAGTTGGCGGTGGCGCAGGCCATCGTCTATCTGGCCTGTGCACCGAAGAGCAATGCGGTCTACATGGCATTCAAGGCGGCGATGCGTGACGCGGCGGAAAATGGCTCGCTGGAAGTGCCGCTGCACCTGCGTAATGCGCCGACTCGGCTGATGAAGGAGCTCGGCTACGGCGACGAGTACCGCTACGCCCACGACGAGCCGGAAGCCTATGCCGCGGGTGAAGATTACTTCCCCGACGCGCTCGAGCCCCGGCAGTACTACCAGCCGGTACCGCGCGGCCTGGAATTGAAGATTCGCGACAAACTGCAGCACCTGGTTGCGCAAGATCGCGCCAGCCCACGGCAACGGAGAAAACCATAA
- the ftsK gene encoding DNA translocase FtsK encodes MDCWTRHGRRKRRVLKNSSTTTQAPVWRQQLPYRLKEGALIALGALCLYLWMALLTYDQNDPGWTHTSNVEQVQNAAGRAGAWFADILFMALGYFAYLFPLLLGVKTWQVFRARHEPWQWSGWLFSWRLIGLVFLVLSGATLAFIHFHSGSSMPASAGGALGESLGQLAVAALNVQGSTLLFIALFLFGLTVFTDLSWFKVMDLTGKITLDLAELIQNAVNRWWSARLERKQLVAQLREVDNRVSEVAAPVVPDRREQARVKERLIEREEALSKHMSEREKRAPVTITPPEPVKTAEPSKRVQKEKQAPLFVDSAVEGTLPPISILDRAEKKQKSFSPESLEAMSRLLEIKLKEFGVEVIVESVHPGPVITRFEIQPAAGVKVSRISNLAKDLARSLAVISVRVVEVIPGKTTVGIEIPNEDRQIVRFSEVLESSEYDEAKSPVTIALGHDIGGRPITADLAKMPHLLVAGTTGSGKSVGVNAMILSILFKSTPEQARLIMIDPKMLELSIYEGIPHLLCPVVTDMKEAANALRWSVAEMERRYKLMAAMGVRNLAGFNRKVKDAEEAGTPLTDPLYRRESMDDEAPLLKALPTIVVIVDEFADMMMIVGKKVEELIARIAQKARAAGIHLILATQRPSVDVITGLIKANIPTRMAFQVSSKIDSRTILDQGGAEQLLGHGDMLYLPPGTGLPIRVHGAFVSDEEVHRVVEAWKLRGAPDYIEDILAGAEEGPSGGFDGGEGGGEGSEEDPLYDEAVRFVTESRRASISAVQRKLKIGYNRAARMIEAMEMAGVVTSMNTNGSREVIAPGPMRD; translated from the coding sequence ATCGATTGTTGGACGCGCCACGGGCGCAGGAAACGACGCGTTTTGAAGAATTCGAGCACAACTACTCAGGCCCCGGTATGGCGTCAGCAGTTGCCCTACCGGCTCAAGGAAGGGGCGCTGATTGCGCTAGGTGCGCTTTGCCTCTATCTGTGGATGGCGTTACTGACCTACGACCAGAACGACCCCGGTTGGACTCATACCAGCAACGTCGAGCAGGTGCAGAACGCCGCCGGGCGCGCCGGCGCTTGGTTCGCCGATATCCTGTTCATGGCCTTGGGCTATTTTGCTTACCTGTTCCCGTTGTTGCTGGGGGTGAAGACCTGGCAGGTGTTCCGCGCTCGCCATGAGCCCTGGCAGTGGAGTGGCTGGCTGTTCTCCTGGCGCCTGATCGGCTTGGTGTTCCTGGTACTTTCCGGCGCGACCCTGGCCTTTATCCATTTCCATTCCGGCTCAAGCATGCCGGCCTCGGCAGGCGGAGCGCTGGGAGAAAGCCTGGGCCAGCTGGCAGTGGCTGCTCTCAATGTGCAGGGCAGCACCTTGTTGTTCATTGCGCTGTTCCTCTTTGGCCTGACCGTCTTTACCGACCTCTCCTGGTTCAAGGTCATGGATCTGACTGGCAAGATCACCCTCGATCTGGCCGAACTGATCCAGAATGCCGTCAACCGCTGGTGGAGCGCCCGGCTCGAGCGCAAGCAGCTGGTGGCGCAGCTGCGCGAGGTGGACAACCGTGTCAGTGAGGTGGCCGCCCCCGTAGTACCGGACCGCCGCGAGCAGGCCCGGGTCAAGGAGCGCTTGATCGAGCGCGAAGAGGCCCTGAGCAAGCACATGAGCGAACGCGAGAAGCGCGCGCCAGTGACGATCACCCCGCCCGAACCGGTGAAAACCGCAGAGCCGAGCAAGCGTGTGCAAAAAGAGAAGCAGGCGCCGCTGTTCGTCGATAGCGCGGTAGAGGGCACCTTGCCACCGATTTCGATCCTTGATCGCGCTGAGAAAAAGCAAAAAAGCTTCTCGCCGGAATCGCTGGAGGCCATGTCGCGTCTCCTGGAAATCAAACTCAAGGAGTTCGGCGTCGAAGTCATCGTCGAGTCCGTGCATCCCGGCCCGGTGATCACCCGTTTCGAGATCCAGCCGGCGGCCGGGGTCAAGGTCAGCCGTATTTCCAACCTGGCGAAGGACTTGGCGCGTTCTCTGGCGGTGATCAGTGTGCGCGTGGTCGAGGTCATTCCCGGCAAGACCACGGTCGGCATCGAGATCCCCAACGAGGACCGGCAGATCGTGCGTTTCTCCGAGGTGTTGGAGTCCAGCGAGTACGATGAAGCCAAATCTCCGGTGACCATCGCCCTCGGCCACGATATCGGCGGTAGGCCGATCACTGCCGACCTAGCGAAGATGCCGCACCTGCTGGTCGCGGGCACTACCGGCTCCGGTAAGTCGGTGGGGGTCAACGCGATGATCCTGTCGATCCTGTTCAAGTCCACGCCGGAGCAGGCGCGGCTGATCATGATCGACCCGAAAATGCTCGAGCTGTCGATTTACGAAGGCATTCCGCACCTGCTCTGCCCGGTAGTCACCGACATGAAGGAGGCCGCCAACGCCCTGCGCTGGAGCGTTGCCGAGATGGAGCGGCGCTACAAATTGATGGCAGCCATGGGCGTGCGCAACCTGGCCGGTTTCAACCGCAAGGTCAAGGACGCGGAGGAGGCGGGTACGCCGCTGACCGATCCGTTGTACCGCCGCGAGAGCATGGACGACGAAGCGCCACTGCTGAAGGCCTTACCGACCATCGTGGTGATCGTCGACGAATTCGCCGACATGATGATGATCGTCGGCAAAAAGGTCGAAGAGCTGATCGCTCGCATCGCCCAGAAGGCGCGCGCGGCGGGCATTCATCTGATCCTCGCCACCCAGCGGCCGTCGGTGGACGTGATCACCGGTCTGATCAAGGCCAACATCCCGACGCGGATGGCCTTCCAGGTATCGAGCAAGATCGACTCGCGCACCATCCTCGATCAAGGCGGCGCCGAGCAGTTGCTGGGTCATGGCGACATGCTCTACCTGCCGCCCGGCACCGGTCTGCCGATCCGCGTGCATGGCGCCTTCGTTTCCGACGAAGAGGTCCATCGCGTGGTCGAGGCGTGGAAGCTGCGTGGGGCACCGGATTACATCGAGGATATCCTGGCGGGCGCCGAAGAGGGCCCCAGCGGCGGTTTCGACGGTGGTGAAGGTGGCGGTGAGGGCAGCGAGGAAGATCCGCTCTACGACGAGGCCGTACGCTTTGTCACCGAGAGCCGTCGTGCCTCGATTTCCGCGGTGCAGCGCAAACTGAAAATCGGCTATAACCGCGCCGCACGGATGATCGAGGCCATGGAGATGGCCGGGGTGGTGACTTCCATGAACACTAACGGCTCGCGCGAAGTGATTGCGCCAGGGCCGATGCGCGACTGA
- the serS gene encoding serine--tRNA ligase, translating into MLDPKLIRSELQAVAERLATRGFQLDVARIDGLEAQRKAVQTRTEQLQAERNARSKSIGQAKARDEDIAPLMADVERMATELHQGKQELDAIQAELDGILLGLPNLPHESVPVGDDEDHNVEVRSWGTPRTFDFAIQDHVALGEQHGWLDFETAAKLSGARFALLRGPIARLHRALAQFMIDLHTREHGYEEAYTPYLVQAPALQGTGQLPKFEEDLFKISREGEADFYLIPTAEVSLTNIVAGEILDAKQLPLKLVAHTPCFRSEAGASGRDTRGMIRQHQFDKVEMVQIVEPGKSFEALESLAGNAEKVLQLLELPYRVLTLCTGDMGFSAVKTYDLEVWVPSQDKYREISSCSNCGDFQARRMQARWRNPETGKPELVHTLNGSGLAVGRTLVAVLENYQQADGSIRVPEVLKPYMGGIEIIG; encoded by the coding sequence ATGCTCGATCCCAAACTGATTCGCAGCGAACTGCAGGCCGTAGCCGAGCGTCTGGCGACCCGTGGTTTTCAACTGGATGTGGCCCGCATCGACGGCCTGGAAGCGCAGCGCAAGGCCGTGCAGACCCGCACCGAGCAATTGCAGGCCGAGCGCAATGCGCGCTCCAAATCCATCGGCCAGGCCAAGGCGCGTGACGAGGACATCGCACCGCTGATGGCCGATGTCGAGCGCATGGCCACCGAGTTGCACCAGGGCAAGCAGGAGCTGGATGCGATCCAGGCCGAACTCGATGGCATTCTCCTGGGCCTGCCGAACCTGCCGCACGAATCGGTGCCGGTCGGCGACGACGAGGACCACAACGTCGAAGTGCGCAGCTGGGGTACCCCGAGAACCTTCGATTTCGCCATCCAGGACCACGTTGCTCTCGGCGAGCAGCACGGCTGGCTGGACTTCGAGACCGCCGCCAAGCTCTCCGGCGCCCGTTTCGCCCTGCTGCGCGGACCGATTGCCCGTCTGCACCGGGCCCTGGCGCAATTCATGATCGACCTGCACACCCGCGAACACGGCTACGAAGAGGCGTACACGCCTTATCTGGTGCAGGCTCCGGCGTTGCAGGGCACCGGCCAGTTACCGAAGTTCGAGGAGGATTTGTTCAAGATCAGCCGCGAAGGCGAGGCCGACTTCTACCTGATCCCGACCGCCGAAGTGTCGCTGACCAACATCGTCGCCGGCGAGATTCTCGATGCCAAGCAGCTGCCGTTGAAGCTGGTCGCACACACGCCGTGCTTTCGCAGCGAGGCCGGTGCCTCCGGTCGCGATACCCGCGGCATGATCCGCCAACACCAGTTCGACAAGGTAGAGATGGTGCAGATCGTCGAGCCGGGCAAGTCCTTCGAGGCCTTGGAAAGCCTGGCCGGCAACGCCGAGAAGGTCCTGCAGTTGCTCGAACTGCCTTACCGCGTGCTGACCCTGTGCACCGGCGATATGGGCTTTAGCGCAGTCAAGACCTACGATCTGGAAGTCTGGGTGCCGAGCCAGGACAAATACCGCGAGATTTCTTCCTGCTCCAACTGCGGTGACTTCCAGGCCCGCCGTATGCAGGCGCGCTGGCGTAACCCGGAAACCGGCAAGCCGGAGCTGGTGCATACGCTGAATGGTTCGGGCCTGGCGGTCGGGCGCACCCTGGTCGCCGTGCTGGAAAACTATCAGCAGGCCGATGGTTCGATCCGTGTACCTGAGGTGCTCAAGCCCTACATGGGCGGCATCGAGATCATCGGCTGA
- the crcB gene encoding fluoride efflux transporter CrcB, producing the protein MMPLILAVAAGGMIGTLLRFATGNWVSTHWPQHFYLATVAVNIVGCLLIGYLYGLFLMRPDVPVEVRAGLMVGFLGGLTTFSSFSLDTLRLLEGGQAPLALGYAAASVLGSLLATWAGLTFAKL; encoded by the coding sequence ATAATGCCGTTGATTCTCGCGGTCGCCGCGGGTGGCATGATCGGCACTCTGCTGCGCTTCGCCACGGGCAACTGGGTATCGACCCATTGGCCGCAGCATTTTTATCTGGCTACAGTGGCGGTCAATATCGTCGGCTGCCTGCTGATCGGCTATCTGTACGGCCTGTTCCTGATGCGCCCGGATGTTCCCGTCGAAGTGCGGGCGGGGTTGATGGTCGGGTTCCTGGGCGGGCTGACGACCTTTTCCTCCTTTTCGCTCGACACCCTGCGCCTGCTGGAAGGTGGGCAGGCGCCGCTGGCCTTGGGCTATGCGGCGGCCAGCGTGTTGGGCAGTCTGCTCGCGACCTGGGCAGGCCTGACTTTTGCAAAACTCTGA
- the trxB gene encoding thioredoxin-disulfide reductase — protein sequence MSEVKHSRLIILGSGPAGYSAAVYAARANLKPTVITGIQPGGQLTITTEVDNWPGDVEGLTGPALMERMQKHAERFDTEIVYDHIHTAELQQRPFILKGDSGTYSCDALIIATGASAQYLGLSSEEAFAGKGVSACATCDGFFYRNQVVCVVGGGNTAVEEALYLANIAKEVHLIHRRDKLRSEKILQDKLFERAANGNIRLHWNQNLDEVLGDASGVTGARLKHSQTGETKELQLSGVFIAIGHKPNTDLFQGQLEMRDGYLLIKGGSEGNATATAIEGVFAAGDVADHVYRQAVTSAGAGCMAALDAEKYLDDL from the coding sequence ATGAGTGAAGTCAAGCATTCGCGCCTGATCATTCTGGGCTCCGGCCCGGCCGGCTACAGTGCCGCCGTTTATGCCGCGCGCGCCAACCTCAAGCCCACGGTCATCACTGGCATCCAGCCTGGCGGGCAGCTCACCATCACCACCGAAGTAGACAACTGGCCAGGCGATGTCGAAGGCTTGACCGGCCCGGCCCTGATGGAACGCATGCAGAAACACGCCGAGCGCTTCGATACCGAGATTGTCTACGACCACATTCATACCGCCGAGTTGCAACAGCGCCCCTTCATCCTCAAAGGTGACAGCGGCACCTACAGCTGCGACGCACTGATCATCGCCACCGGTGCCTCAGCTCAGTACCTTGGCCTATCCTCGGAAGAAGCCTTCGCCGGCAAAGGCGTCTCGGCCTGCGCCACCTGCGACGGCTTCTTCTATCGCAATCAGGTCGTCTGCGTAGTTGGCGGCGGCAATACCGCCGTGGAAGAGGCTCTCTACTTGGCCAATATCGCCAAGGAAGTCCACTTGATTCACCGCCGCGACAAGCTGCGCTCGGAAAAAATCCTTCAAGACAAACTGTTCGAGAGAGCCGCCAACGGCAATATCCGCCTACATTGGAACCAAAACCTGGATGAAGTGCTCGGCGACGCCAGCGGCGTTACCGGCGCCCGCCTGAAACACAGTCAAACCGGCGAAACCAAGGAGCTTCAACTGTCCGGTGTATTTATTGCCATCGGCCACAAGCCCAATACCGACCTGTTCCAGGGCCAGCTGGAAATGCGCGACGGTTATCTATTGATCAAGGGCGGCAGCGAAGGCAATGCCACCGCTACCGCTATCGAAGGCGTGTTCGCCGCCGGCGACGTGGCCGATCACGTGTATCGTCAGGCCGTCACCTCGGCGGGTGCCGGCTGCATGGCCGCGCTCGACGCCGAAAAATACCTCGACGACCTCTGA
- the lolA gene encoding outer membrane lipoprotein chaperone LolA: MRLIRMLLIAVLSIAAVHAQAADQAAIQRLTEMLNKAQTISGRFSQLTLDGSGTQLQETAGDMTLKRPGLFRWHTDAPMEQLLVSNGEKVWLYDPDLQQVTIQTLDQRLTHTPALLLSGDVSKISENFEISYKEAGDVVDFTLKPKATDTLFDTLRLSFRKGVINDMQLIDSVGQRTNILFFGVKLNPTVDAGQFNFQIPAGADVIQE; this comes from the coding sequence ATGCGCCTGATCCGCATGTTGTTGATTGCCGTATTAAGCATTGCTGCGGTGCACGCCCAGGCCGCTGACCAGGCGGCCATCCAGCGTCTGACCGAAATGCTCAACAAGGCCCAAACCATCAGCGGGCGCTTCTCGCAGTTGACTTTGGATGGCTCCGGCACGCAATTGCAGGAAACCGCCGGTGACATGACGCTCAAGCGCCCGGGCCTGTTCCGCTGGCACACCGATGCGCCGATGGAGCAACTGCTGGTCTCCAATGGTGAAAAGGTCTGGCTGTACGACCCGGACCTGCAGCAGGTGACCATCCAGACTCTCGACCAGCGTCTGACCCATACCCCGGCATTGCTGCTGTCCGGTGATGTTTCGAAGATCAGCGAGAACTTCGAAATCAGCTACAAGGAGGCGGGGGATGTGGTTGATTTCACCCTCAAGCCGAAAGCCACGGACACCCTGTTCGACACCCTGCGGCTGTCGTTTCGCAAGGGCGTCATCAATGACATGCAGTTGATCGACAGCGTCGGTCAGCGCACCAATATCCTGTTCTTCGGCGTGAAGTTGAATCCGACGGTCGACGCCGGCCAGTTCAACTTCCAGATTCCGGCCGGCGCCGACGTCATCCAGGAATAA